A window of the Ostrea edulis chromosome 1, xbOstEdul1.1, whole genome shotgun sequence genome harbors these coding sequences:
- the LOC125658214 gene encoding zinc finger and BTB domain-containing protein 17-like, with protein sequence MAALMKNSRFVDNSHFSKILQKLNEQRLSSKFCDVILKVCDTSVLVHSNILASTSPYFHTFLGQGEDDPRAFSQNTPQVIEIHIEGDGDESSYGEAVQLVVDYMYTGEATVSLDIINHVTEIAKIMSLQKLISFCEWLLSEEKCDEKVLDVPDEKTQDGNETNEEMASNATTLDSEDINSTPVVADALEDEKNISQAVISFHRRKRGRPKKITQIEELDSGKKCLTNKSGSDIEQSDDSSDDENTENKINVVEFSMRSGRKRKLTSKMKELKHSSKSKEDSSTGLGFVGQRDNYKCEFCPYSTDSYHYYQRHNQAHKQDKRKYTCETCGFTSEKAKSMHIHKKEHLYENYHCDLCEYNGETKEDFEIHMKKHDNPLPFFCKYCDQRFRTKTQLNFHYPKHSKLKPFVCKLCDTGFKWKHALKNHMVTHSTTKEHLCDVCGFATAHKSQLKAHKLVHTGETFKCSECSFEATRKQNLKYHMLTHTREKSYQCEVCGQAFSLSKNMKRHMLLHTNERPHKCDQCTFSTTRFDKLKEHLKKQHGHGEDSKRKPSPYSKNTELGISKLHSQTSKIIPSGVPAVMDGTDVMETDVLSTIQTFQIQLDGNKVVGLQGDGNGMLMQTANGSLQPINVSKLEDGTEITYHFVHVETT encoded by the coding sequence atggcgGCGTTGATGAAAAACTCTCGGTTTGTTGACAATTCACACTTCTCCAAGATATTACAGAAATTGAACGAACAGAGACTGTCCAGTAAGTTTTGTGATGTTATTCTTAAAGTCTGTGATACCAGTGTACTTGTACATTCAAATATCTTGGCGTCAACCAGTCCATATTTCCATACTTTCCTTGGGCAAGGCGAAGATGATCCTAGAGCTTTTTCTCAAAACACGCCACAGGTCATAGAAATTCACATTGAAGGAGATGGCGACGAATCATCCTATGGCGAGGCTGTTCAGCTTGTTgttgattacatgtacactggTGAAGCCACTGTGTCCTTGGACATCATCAACCACGTTACAGAAATCGCTAAAATAATGAGTTTacagaaattaatttcattttgtgaaTGGCTTTTAAGTGAAGAAAAATGTGATGAAAAGGTTTTGGATGTTCCTGATGAAAAGACACAAGACGGAAATGAAACGAATGAGGAGATGGCTTCTAATGCAACCACCCTTGATAGTGAAGACATCAATTCTACACCTGTTGTTGCAGATGCCTTGGAAGATGAGAAAAACATTTCCCAAGCTGttatttcttttcatagaaGAAAACGAGGTAGACCTAAAAAAATAACCCAAATAGAAGAGTTGGACTCCGGAAAAAAGTGTCTTACAAATAAAAGTGGTAGTGATATCGAACAATCTGATGATAGTTCTGATGATGAGAATACAGagaataaaataaatgtagtcGAATTCTCTATGAGAAGTGGCAGGAAAAGGAAACTTACTTCTAAAATGAAAGAACTGAAACACTCCTCCAAATCTAAGGAGGATTCCTCTACAGGGTTAGGTTTTGTTGGACAAAGAGACAATTACAAGTGTGAGTTCTGTCCATACTCAACGGATtcatatcattattatcaaagACACAACCAGGCCCATAAACAAgacaaaagaaaatatacttGTGAAACTTGTGGATTTACTTCAGAAAAAGCAAAAAGTATGCATATACACAAGAAAGAGCACCTTTATGAAAATTATCACTGTGATCTCTGTGAATATAATGGAGAAACTAAAGAAGACTTTGAAATCCATATGAAAAAGCATGATAACCCTTTACCttttttttgcaaatattgTGATCAAAGATTCAGGACCAAAACTCAGTTGAATTTTCATTATCCTAAACATTCTAAATTGAAACCATTTGTATGTAAACTCTGTGATACTGGATTCAAGTGGAAGCATGCCTTGAAAAATCACATGGTGACCCACAGTACAACAAAAGAACATTTGTGTGATGTGTGTGGATTTGCCACAGCTCATAAAAGTCAGCTGAAAGCTCACAAACTTGTTCACACGGGGGAAACATTTAAATGTTCCGAGTGTAGTTTTGAAGCAACTAGAAAACAGAACTTAAAGTATCATATGCTGACCCACACTCGTGAAAAGTCCTACCAGTGTGAGGTGTGTGGACAGGCCTTCTCCCTTAGCAAAAACATGAAACGGCACATGCTGTTGCACACCAATGAAAGACCACACAAATGCGACCAGTGTACCTTCAGTACCACAAGATTTGACAAACTCAAGGAGCATTTGAAAAAGCAACATGGTCATGGGGAAGATTCAAAAAGGAAACCATCTCCTTATTCAAAAAACACTGAACTTGGTATTTCCAAATTGCATTCTCAGACATCTAAAATTATTCCAAGTGGCGTACCAGCAGTGATGGATGGAACAGATGTGATGGAAACGGACGTTTTGTCCACGATACAGACTTTTCAAATTCAGTTAGATGGAAATAAAGTGGTGGGATTACAAGGGGATGGGAATGGGATGCTAATGCAGACAGCCAATGGTAGTCTCCAGCCAATCAATGTCTCGAAGCTGGAAGATGGAACAGAAATTACGTATCACTTTGTACATGTAGAAACAACatga